In Euphorbia lathyris chromosome 2, ddEupLath1.1, whole genome shotgun sequence, the sequence AATATAACCCAATACAATCAAATTTCTAAATGAAGGGCAAATGTCCTAACTAAACACAAAGTCAATAACTTGATACTTCAACCTTGTTTATCAACTCGTAACTTCTTCTATACCTTGCTCTTTCTCgcctaaaacattaaaacatttaaaaacgtgagacagaaatctcagtaagcaattatcaactacataaagtacttatactcaaaataactataactatatatatatatatatatatatatatatatatatatatatatattaattttcaaaatgcatcatataaaattcatattcttaaaaatgaacTTTTTATGGCCTAAATcataatacagtaaaacctctataaattaatacttgataaattaataaactctttaaaataataatttcttctggtcccgacttgggccagttcaaaaagtgatcaattttaataaattaataagataataattttctggaacaaccctttataaatacattgtattattacatctataaattaataatttctcaaatacatatacgaaatatatatagatatacatacttgggataatttagcaaaatatgaatctatagtattttgagaaatatatatagaatACTCAAAATTTGGTTAAAAGTATCACACATAGTCAAATTAATACTCTATATATATTTGGTTAAAtttcatggtcccaacattttgagaaatatatatagaatACTCAAATGATACTTTTAACCAAATTTGCAACTTAAAATATCAAGCTTGCTGTcaacattatttctcaaaatatcacaCATAGTCAAAACGTAATCACTGTATTAAAATACTTAGTTTTATCGGCTTcaaaaactatatagttttgtgctAAAGAAATTAAATCattataattaatgagttgttcgcgATCGAAGTTTATGAACtgaattaatgagttgttcgtgAACGAGCTTGCAAACGCTCGTGAGCAGCTCACGAATAGAATATTGAATTCGAATTCAGACTCATCAATTTTCTGACTAACCGAGCCTGATGAGGCCAAAGCTTGGTTCGGCTTGATTCGATTACCGCGCTACAAAGAGACCCTACCTAAACCAAATAGGCCTTTATTGTTAATTTACCCTAAATCTTTAGATAGGAAAGGAAcaatcaaaacttaaaaaagctgttaagaaccttaaaaggcaCTTACCACCGATATGTGAACCTTTAATCATCCTCCTTCTTTAATTGTAGTAAAAAAAATGTCTTAAATTTTCTAGCCAAGTTGGAGATGAACCTTTCCCTAAGAACCGTTGAAGCTCATTTTTTTTGTCTGAGGGGATTTGGCTTCCATGATCGCCTTTTCTTTATTCTTATCTATCTCCATGCCTCTTTAAGACTACGAGCCCAAGGAAGTTTCCACCTTTCACTCCAAAAGCATACTTAAGGATCGAGCAAGTGTTGGTTGTTTGCGAGTCTGCCAAGAGATAATGTTTGAGCCAAGATAGACAGAGAATGCATCCACTGATCTTCTATCATCAGGGCACCCACCCCATTTAGTGAATATGATCTATAGGTTTAGTAGACATTACTATTCCAAAATCAAATGTGTCGTGAATGTATTACAAAACCCGTTTGACACTCTTCCAATGCTCATCAGCGGGGCAGTGAAGAAACTGACACAACTTGTTATCAGGACGAGTGAACGTTAAATACTGAAGTGCTCCTACAATGCTTATGTATTCATCACCGGAGGACAAACTGGTGCCAAGATCTTTGGAGAGAGTTGATGTAGTAGCCATAGGTGTTGATATGGGTTTAGAGTCAATCATCTTAACTCTGTCAAGAATGTCAGCCACATGCTTGGCCTAACACATATGAATGCCATCCTTCTCATACCGAATCTCAATTCCCAGAAAAAATTCTACCTTGCCGAGATTACGGATGGGGAACTTGCGTTCAATGGTTGTAATGGTGCTAGTGATGTGTGCTGAAATGTTTCCTGTGATGACGATATCATCCACATAACATAGTATGTAGATCTTCTTAGTATCTGTACGCCGAATGAATAAAGAGTTGTCAGCTTGTGacattttgaattcaagtgagAGTAAGAACGTTCGAAGATGAGTGAACCATTCATGCGGTTCATGTTTTAATCCGTAGAGACTCTTTTTTAGAAGACAAACATGTTCCATTTTTCTTGATCTTTGAACCCCTGTGGATGTTTCATGAAAATACTCTTGGACAAGTTTCCATGAACAACGCATTTGAGACATTAAGTTGATTGATGAACCAACCATTTGTTGCTGCAATGGGAAAATACTAATATGATAGTTGTAGTTTTGACCACGGGACTGAATGTCTTTTTGTAGTCGATGCCTATTTGCTGAGTGAATCCTCGAGCCACCAGACGAGCCTTGTATCTATCAATGGTTCCATAAGACTTCTTCTTTGTGCGAAATAGCCATCGGGAAGTAATGACATGTTGATGTCGAGGGCGAGGAACTAGTTGCCAGGTGCCATTATAAAAAAAGGGCTTGAATCTCTTCAGACATTTCCTGGCGCCATTCTAGGAGCTTGTTTGCCTTGCTAAATCAAGTGGGATCAATTGTGCCATTGGGATGAGTGGCAAGAAGAGCCTCAAAGCACCCCCTTGAGTGGCAACGTAGTATGTGAATCTTGTGAGTGATTAATTCCTTAATCTTCACCACTTGCTAATCTAATTGTAGACTTAATCAATAAGGTCTTTTTAcaagggttgtaatgtgggtttAGGTGAGGTATGGATGCAGAAATAGTGTGTGTTTATGGAGCCACATGTAACTTttgtgtatattttttttatagtagtGTGATTTGTGCAATGATGAATAGAGGGTgagtttttccttttttagaAATGCACTCAATACTCTTTCTTTTTTATGTGCATAAGACTTTTATATCTTTTTGGCTTTTACCTTATTTCTGACTTTTGGATAGCTAGTTCGTCGAGCTGCTTGAAGTTATGAAGGAGTTTCTTCGAATTTTGGTATGTCGAGCAGATGTAtgtagctctgataccatgttggaTGTATAATAGATATACAGTGAGAATGTATGGAAATAGAAAGAGAGAAATGTAGAAATAACAAGGGTTAGGcataaaacattctatttataGTGGTAGATATAAAGTTAGTGTAGGATTTGGATACACAACAAGTGTTATGGACAATTATAAACAataactagataagaatctaaTTAATAGATAATGTGTAACATTGTCTCTAACAAtgcattaaatatttttttattgattttaaaaCACTCTGtaaattttcttttaataaaaatataattctctCTCAATAATTTTTGGATCGCCACTAATGCTTAGCATACATATCATCCATTAACTTTTAACTCAATAAAAAAGTaggataaagtaaaaaaaaaaatcgcgtGCTTTCACGTTTTGTCAAACTGAACAAGTAGttatggaattttttttatccaaacaaGGATTGGGGTTTTCGTTTGGCTAAAAACaagaattttttaatttgacactaaaaaaatgactattaacgacctcaaaatgaaaaatcccaaaaattaaagttgtttagcatcacatttactatgaaaccaaattttttattttccaaagtcattatttttagatatttctctctctaaacattcactTTCTATCTACTCACCAATCAACACCTAGATGaccccaaaattaaaaagttcagaaTTAAAActgcttaaaatatcatcaagtctttaaatttttcaataTTGAGATCATCAATGCTCATTTTTAGTTTGAGATCCTTACTTTTAGCAAAGTGAAAAACCCCGATCATCTCattgcaaaaagaaaaaaactccAGTCCTCGTTTGGATTAAAAAAAATCCACGAATGCCTGTTCAAcaggaaaacacaaaaaaaaaaaaaaaagaatctaAAAAATAACATCTCTTATTAAATCTTTAACCTATAATTTCATGTGGCATAATATTTTTGACATGTGCAACTAATATGGCTATCTTTGTGTCCCAAACCATCTGAATTAGTATTTGTACATAAAttgcattaaaaaaaaaaatgtcaaagcACCTTTGTTTTAACAAAGGTAAAACTTCAACACAAATTTATTTCTGGCAGTCATTTTGAAATTAGGCAAGTTTAAGTGATTGTCAATGCATTTAACCCATAAGTTTGTACAAGGGGTGCCAATTTGAACAGTAGTATTCATATGAATACTGattatctaaataaatttaatCGGTCACTATTAGACTTGTTAaagcttaaatttaataagctcATATTTAACAATAATGGACCAAATTCATTCAGTCAGTAGAGGTCATCTGAACAATTCGAATTAGCAAGTCatgattatatattatataaatcaCTCTCTAAAAATCACCCGTCAATCGAGTCATATCAGTAAAGTTGtatctataatttatatatttcatGTGATTATATATTATACAAACAAATCACCCTAAAAAACTCATGTCAAACTAATCACATCAGTCAAAGTTGTCTCCATAAATTATATTATCGAATTagaaattacaattttattgTAATATGCAAGATATGAGGTATCTAGGAAAGATGGTAAACAAGCAACAACACTTGCTAATGCAGATAAGTACtcaaaattttgaaaatgtACTGTAACCCACTTTATTAGCTTAATCTAAAATGTGGTAAGAAAACATATATTAATCAAATGTAGTAATCAATATCACTAATTTGAAATACATGGAGATATACAGCTAGTACTCCTAACAAGTCAGATCACTATTCTGCTAAACTGAATTAAGCTATGACCTAATTGAAGGTTAGATACAAAAGAAAACTATTAAGCCTTGCTTAGAATACAATGATGCATCTTATTTTGGCTTGCCAAGCATATCATCCATTAATCAAAAGGGGTACTCGAGTTTGTAAGAGGTAAAATGCATCGATGGTCGCTGAAATTTAAGGCCTGTTTCACAAATATCACCgaacttcttttttctttttttaaataaacataGGACTTCACATTTGATTTCAGTAGTCATTTCGGCCAACTTGTATTCAAAATCTCAACAGAATATTAACATGACACGGAGGATAGTTAACTATATGCAAACTATACATTATACCAGACATGTCCGACTTTTACGGCTAACGTGGCAGACATATAGCTGCCACGTGgcacatcaaaatttaaaatcCTTGTTTGACATGATGATTAGTTGGCATATAATCAACTATCATCGGTGTTCACGGAAACATTCCCATAATTTTTTGTACACAAATCGGCCGAAATGActgaaagaaaatgaagttcaGTATCCTTTATGAAATAAACCTCGAAATACAGTGACTATCGATGCAACTCACCCGTTTTGTGAGTCATACTATATTAGAGATCATTAAAATGTATGGTATGATTGAATTTTCACCTTGGATGATCAACCTTTCATTCGCTTGAAAAACCTTCCACCTTTATTTCTCATACCAGTTCCAGCAAGGCTCGACCAGAGGAGGGATCTGGAGTCCGGTCGCCATTTCAACTCTTTCAGAACAGAGAACAAAGATGAAAGGGCAGGGCTTACTTCATTGTCCTTAATCTTGTTGCATGATATTACTCTTAATCTTTGGAGGTCCTTCCAATTAAGAACAGTTGCCTCAAAACCTCCTGTTGTCAGCGCCGAGCATCCTTCTAAAGATAGAAGCTTTACCCTCCTGCCGTGAAACATAAAGAAAACATTCATCGTACCAGCAAATCAACAATTGTCAATTGCAAATATCACTTGGCTGAAGAAAATCAGTGAACTGCATCCATGGCTCCTGAACTATAACGCTACTAACATTATAACCCCTAAACTTATTTCCTAACATTGAAGTCCTTGAACTTTACATTATTGtaacattaaagtccaaatcagagaaatttcattaaaaaaaagaaaagaaatgataACCTGGAAATAATTATTTGACCAAGACTTATGGTGACAATGCTTAAAAAAGGAGTCAATTATGTAGTCAAACTTGTTCAGGTCATCATTTTGTTCATTCATTAAACGGAATTTCTTTCATTTGGACTTCACATTGTTACAATAATATAAAGTTCTAGGACTTTTGTGTGATGAAATGAAGTTTAGGAGCGACAATGTTTAATAGAGCTATAATGACCAAACAGCCTAATGGTTAAAAGCAAATATAACCAAATGACCAAACAGCCTAGTGATTACATCAATTAGTTACAACATTATCGGCCTGACTCGAGATTCTAGTGCAAGTAAAATCCAGTTAGGTCAACTCAACTTTCTGCCCTTTGTGTTTTGTCATTTTTGCTACGTCTGCCAACTTTCATAATAGGATTTCTATTTAAGTGCTCACCTGAATTTAATTTTTCTCTTAAAGCATCcttatacataaaaatatgagCTCTCAAGGAAACAAACAACAATTAAAGTTCTCCCAGTAATGGGCCAAGAATCACCAAAATTGCAAAATGATTTCACTGAATCCACCAATTCCAAAGCTTTGAggcttaatatatattcagtgGCACGAAGAATGTGCGGTACCGCCTGGTGGAAATAAGGGTCTAACTATGACAGTTTAAGCAAATTGAGGTGGTGGAAAGGAAATTTTGATGAGGTTAAGGCGGCACAAAggtcattttaaataagttgagGTGGCGGAAAAATCGTTCCAAACAAGTTGAGGTGGCATAAAGGTTGTTTTAAATTTCGGGGGTCATTAAGCATTTGAGTGCAAGTTCTAGGGGTTGGATATGTATTAAACTCTCATAGGAGGCTAGGAGTAGAAGTATTCAAAGATACAGAAAAACAGTAAAGGGAAAAAGAATATGAAGCACAAGATATGGCATTATGTGGTTTAATGTTTCTATTCATAACTAGTCAGATTTCCAGCTTCAAAATGAAGGTCCAAAGAGAACAGTGAAAGTTGCATCATCCAGCGAAAGTTGCATCATCCAGCCAAAGTTTGCAAATGATTATGTCATGAAACAAATAGAGATAAACCAAACATTGTACCGAACAGATTGTTTTTAACTAAAATAGCTATGAGCTATTCTTCTAGTGGTGTCAATCTATGTAAAGCTTAAAGAGAACAAACATTAGATAATTGGAAATGACAAAAACCACAACGATAAGACCTCATACCTACAAACAGTTGCAGTCCCAAATACTTCATCTTCCAATCCCCAACAGTTGAGGAAAAAAATCTCCCTAACAGCCTCACAAACTAAAAACAGAGCTTTTACCCCCAGCTTATCCTGCATCTGACACTTATGCAAATGCAGCTCTTCCAGAGCACGACAAGAGCGCAAATGCTGGTCGAGACCTGGACTCGAATCGATGAACTTGCATGACTGCATCCTCAAAGTTTTCAAATTCCCACAAAATGAAAGTGCAGACAACCATCCACCATCCATTCTATGATCAGAGAGAGTAAGTTCCTCAAGCATTTGACAGCATTGCCCAATTGCTTTAATCCCATCATAGCTTCCTTCACATCCACACAGTTCAAGCTTCACTAATCGCCTACAACCTTGTGCTAATATCGTTAATCCAATATCAGAAACCACTGAACTATAGAATCCATCAATACAACCAATCAATTTCACTACCTGCAAATTCCTACACCCAGAAATGCCCTTCAA encodes:
- the LOC136216662 gene encoding F-box protein At5g51370-like, producing the protein MHHRSFSNTSSGSPYSESDILLAGFQSHPLVPPGPDYTSLLSDEILLQVFSRLPISQYIFNSLVCKRWLYLHGRLVRSVKLNEWWFLNSGRIFQRFPNLTEIGMVKACIRMSRNSGIVLSYKNWSIDFGTEFSGKGFIGENDLLPSDLIDCGMEMIAKWYPNLRRIVAIGPSETGLLSISNRCETLQELELHCCGDFSLKGISGCRNLQVVKLIGCIDGFYSSVVSDIGLTILAQGCRRLVKLELCGCEGSYDGIKAIGQCCQMLEELTLSDHRMDGGWLSALSFCGNLKTLRMQSCKFIDSSPGLDQHLRSCRALEELHLHKCQMQDKLGVKALFLVCEAVREIFFLNCWGLEDEVFGTATVCRRVKLLSLEGCSALTTGGFEATVLNWKDLQRLRVISCNKIKDNEVSPALSSLFSVLKELKWRPDSRSLLWSSLAGTGMRNKGGRFFKRMKG